The following are encoded in a window of Ricinus communis isolate WT05 ecotype wild-type chromosome 4, ASM1957865v1, whole genome shotgun sequence genomic DNA:
- the LOC8259396 gene encoding uncharacterized protein LOC8259396, which produces MGDHFVLLVDRLLTESTLEAAITSRNQLLQATESAVGETKIDISSKKVDFGDVSTPGKIVECRICQDEDEDSNMETPCSCCGSLKYAHRGCVQRWCNEKGNTMCEICHQQFKPGYTAPPPLFQIGRLPMNFRGNWESSRRDLNGPRFIAMVSTDHNFLNPDYEEEYSASTRNLICCRSVLIAFMFLLILRHTLPVILTRTDDISFSLLMLLFLRTAGIILPIFVMVRAVTALQRRRFQQEPPNASFAAPEEETEQSTVQARPHTSNVHY; this is translated from the exons ATGGGGGATCATTTTGTGTTGTTGGTGGATCGTTTATTAACAGAATCAACTTTAGAAGCTGCAATTACAAGCAGAAACCAATTGCTGCAAGCAACAGAATCAGCAGTTGGTGAaacaaaaattgatatatCTTCAAAAAAAGTGGATTTTGGAGATGTATCAACTCCTGGAAAAATAGTAGAGTGCAGGATTTGCCAGGATGAGGATGAAGATTCCAATATGGAGACACCTTGCTCCTGTTGTGGGAGCCTGAAG TATGCTCACCGTGGATGTGTTCAGAGATGGTGCAATGAGAAGGGCAATACCATGTGTGAGATATGCCATCAG CAATTCAAGCCTGGCTATACAGCACCACCACCTCTGTTTCAAATTGGACGTCTCCCAATGAACTTCAG GGGAAATTGGGAGTCTTCCAGAAGGGACTTAAATGGTCCCCGCTTTATAGCAATGGTGTCAACTGATCATAATTTCCTTAATCCTGACTATGAAGAAGAGTATTCTGCTTCAACAAGAAACTTGATCTGCTGTCGCTCAGTCCTTATAGCC TTCATGTTTCTTTTGATTCTACGACATACTCTCCCGGTCATCCTTACCAGAACAgatgatatttctttttcattgcTTATG TTGTTATTTCTGAGAACTGCGGGGATCATTCTTCCAATATTTGTTATGGTGAGAGCAGTAACTGCTCTGCAGCGCCGACGCTTTCAACAG GAGCCTCCAAATGCATCTTTCGCTGCACCTGAAGAAGAAACTGAGCAATCAACCGTGCAGGCTCGGCCACACACAAGCAATGTTCATTATTAG